Within Vicia villosa cultivar HV-30 ecotype Madison, WI linkage group LG1, Vvil1.0, whole genome shotgun sequence, the genomic segment TTTGATTATTCAGTGTTTTTGGTTTGCATAATAGCAGCTACTGTTGCCCCTTTTTATATACTTAAAATTTGTTTCTTTACATGTTGAAAAAAGTACAGAGACAAGTCATTAGAACAAAGAGTGTGAAGTATATGCCATTCTTACTTTCACTTGCCAACTTCCTCAATGGACTTGTTTGGACAACTTATGCACTTCTTAAATGGGATCCATTCATAGTGGTAATCTATCTATCTTGTTCTAAGGATCTATATTCTGCTTAACTTCATATTTTGTTTGAAATGGTTAGTCCTTTGATTAAGCTTTGGGATTAAGCTGATGATACCTTCTAAGAGAATAAAATGTTTGAATGCATAGGTTCCCAACGGCTTGGGAGCAATTTCTGGATTTGCTCAGCTCGTTCTTTATGGAATTTACTATCGATCAACGAAGTGGGACGAAGACGCGCCGTCTAATATCAACATGGTATGATATTGGCTTGGGTTGAAAGAAAGACAGAACAAGTTCAAAGGAAAAAGTTGTTCATTTCAATACATGCCAGAGGACTCGTGGGATTTTTCCCTTTTccctttttgttttttaataacaACTTATTTCATTTTGTTGAAATCATAGCACATTAGCATTGATCTATTGTAGAATAGAATTACTTGAGTTCATTATAGTGATTGTTGTGGGCATAAATGGTGTATATGCTCATTTGAGTTTTGCATAGATTTATTACAGGAGAGTTATAATCAAAGCAAATGACAGGGAAAATCGATATTTACGTATCATAAATGAATCATAGTTCAATGTTTCATTGAAAAACAAAAGGTTCATAGCCTTGACAACATATAATGTATGGATTTTGGAAGATAACAGATAGTCAAATTCGAGAAGTTTGGATTGAGGATCAAACTTCTAATCACATATTTAAAAGACCTAATTATTCGGTTTGGCACTTTGGCTTCGTTATGATAGTCTTTTTTTATAAACAAGAACAACCAAGCATGAATATTGACCTTTTTGAATATAGAGAATAGAATACCAAGCCAATTGATCCAATTTAATCACATAAATATGATTGCAAGTTTGCAACAGTATAATGTAATATATAAGTATAATGTAGATTCAGGTAGGAGGAAACATAGGCTGAAATTAATACCCCTACCCACAAAACTCAAACCAAGGTGGAGAAAAAGGTAAGAGTAAAAGAAAATCAGAGGTACCAGCTCCTTCAACCTATACCTGCTACTGTGTATTTTTCTCATCTCATTACAGTATCCAATTTCTGTATTCTCACCATAGATACAAATTTGATTCTTCAAATAGTGAAAAACCACTAAAACCAAATGGTTTGTTGTCGACTAAAAAGAATAGAACTTCATGGCCCTCTATGCTTACGGAAGCATAAACAACCCTGCTGCTGATCACCGGGGATCATGCCCCCACCTTTGGATGTGTCGATGGCCTCCAGCATGGAGACAACCTCCTCCATCTCTGGCCGCTTATCAGGACTGGCATCCCAGCATTTCCTCATTACATTTGCAAGAGAACTTGGGCAGCATCTTGGCATTTCTGGTCTCAAATTCTAAATTCCAACAGAAAATAATAATGTTATTGTAATGGATTCACAGCCACTGCATATACCATGGTAACAATAATGGATTGCTTTGAATGAGACAATAAATCAAAACAGAGTAGCAAGTATACCTGGCGAACAACAGCTGAAGTAATTTCTGAGAAACTAAGGTCGGGATATGGCATGTCACAACAATATGTCTCCCATAAACAGATTCCAAAACTGTACACATCACATTTCCTGTTGTATGGGTTTCCATTTAAAACCTGTAATCAGCCAACCCCATTGGGAGAAAAATGATTAGTAGTTTCACATCTTATTAGTTGAACAACTTAATATTTTAGTTGAACAACTTAATATTTTAGTTGAACTTAATATTATCTTCCAATGGAGTTGGGAGAAAAATGATCAGCCAACCCCATTGGAACCTATACAACAGCTTTCTAGTTGAACAACTTAATATTGTTTATCtcatctttttcttcttatttgtAGTTCACACACTATTTGCAGCCATATTAAGGTAATCATTTATTCTCATTGAAAACTCTTAGAACGACATTGGAGAATAGAGACACTTGGCCGCATTTGGATGAAATTGAGGCTAGAGATGCCCATTCCCCCATCAGACAGTCCTACCATTAGATTTTGAGACAAAAAAAGTCCGGTGAAAAATTTGTACATATCTCTTTCTTCATACATTCACACATTCATGGTCTGATAAGTATTTAAGCACTTAGGGAACCCTATCAAGGGATAAGAAGCAAATCACTTAAATAGACCACCGAGCATCATAACTTGAGCATTCAATAATGGCCAAGTCTCTTTCATAGCACCGCCCCTGAGAACTGATGTCCTGGCGGCTGGCACTCTATGGTACTTTACTAGACCTTTCCGGTTCTGAGCCACCAGAAATCAGTTCTGATTCCAGTTGGTAAGTATCTAAGCACTTGGAGAACCCTCTCTTAAAAGCTAGCTATCAAAGGGAGAAGAAACAAGCCACTTAAATACACCACAAAGTATCCCATAATGCCCAAGTCTCTATCACATAGCACTACCAAAGCCTCCTAACAGAGTCTTATTTTAATCTATGAAGAGAGATACACAGGGTTTCACATAACAAGGCCATTTCGAATTTTAACGAGAGGATCCTTTCCTATTTAGACATTGTGTGCCTTTGTACTAAGTTTTTCACTCTATTGTACAAGTTAGCACAATCATTTAAAAAGTTATCAGGAATTTACAGGTACTGACTACACACCTCAGGAGCCATATAACCAAGAGTTCCAGTCTCCCCAGTCATATCATTAGGATTTGATGCCTCAACTCGTGCAACACCAAAATCAGCAATTTTCACTGTGCGAGTCTTATCCAGCAGCATGTTCTCTGTCTTCACATCTCTGTGGACAATCTTCTGAGAGTGAAGATAACTAAGCCTGTAAAACCAAGTGAGTTCAAGTTGAGTAGTTATATAGACAAATTATGCGCATTATTTTTTTCCCAATCTACTAAACgtcaatcaaaataaataaataccctCTTGCTAAATCAAGCGCCAGCTGGATGACAACCTTAAAAGCTAATTTCCTCCTCCTGTTTTTTATCAGGTATGATTTCAGAGTACCTCCAGCAAGATACTCCACAACAACACAGCAGACATTGCTTGGCATGCCAATTAGACCAGTATCGGTTTGTATCTGCAATTCTGCAGATCCCATTGTGGCTCCTATGaactaaacatgaaaacaagATACTTTCAGAGAAGTGCATAATACCAATTGAAATGagagaaagtaaaaaaatatCTACCAAATATCACAAGATATCATAGAGCAGGAAATAGAATATGTCGGGAAGAAAAAGAGCAATGGGGGCCTTTAGAGGCGTTATGATTATACTTGTTCTCTACACCTGCATGCATCTTTAGTTGCAgaaaaggaaactacaaagagaaGAACATGCAGCATACCAAATGGAAGGAATTTGACGCTAAGAATATGCAAAACATGCATTGAACAGGAGAACATGGTAAGaacataaatttttcaaagaacAGATTCACCATAAATTATAGAAGCTTTCATGATTAGGAAAATTCAAAACATGCCAGCAGGCTGGTTTATTTATTTACAAGCCTTGTTCAACAGTATAAAGGATGCTGAACCAATTAGAAAATGTCTATTCACATCCATTTTTATCCTCTGATGTGAAAGACTAGTTCCAGTTTAAAGCACTCTGGAGTTGCAACTATGTATACATAGAATGATAATCATATCaaaactgactcttttttatatGATGAAATTGGTATTCATTCTTAGATCAATAGAGTATCTACATTTATTAACGATACATGATTTAAGCTCTATACTGTTAAGGAAAGGATGTAGTCAAGTTAATTATCCTATAGCCAACTTTATGATGGGTATGCTATTTTCAACACATATCTCCTCAATACCACTTTCAGAATAATACGAAAGAAGTAAAACTCCAAATATGTAAATATACATCCAAGCTACCATTGCAAATTACATATTCCAACAATCTCATTTCCGTATCGCCCCTTATCATCAAAGCTACTTCAGAGTTCCATATCCCAACTTAATTAGATTAACAACAGGTAATCAGTAAAAATAAGAGAGAAAGGCATACCTAGGACAGTTAAGCTCTTGTTGTGaataaaattcaacaaaatatgattaacattttttaatttcCACAAAATATAAGAATTTCTTATCTTTTGCAAATAAAATATTATGGAATACCATTACATTGTGAAACCTGCATACTTCATGctctttaaataatttatatagagttttttataaattaataaaatataaagggCCCTCAACAACAATCAAAGAAACACCTTCCAAACTAGCAAGAAAAACCAAGCTGAATGTAAATGAAGGAAGAGCATAGAAGGGAAGTTGCAAGGAAGTGATGCCGCAGTTAACAAGAAAACTCCTAAAAGTTACAAGCATCCTCGAGTATAAAAGAATTATTATCAAATGACCTAATCACTGGGACATGGGTtacagtgttgttgttgttgtttttttgaaaactaggTTACAGTTTTATTA encodes:
- the LOC131636015 gene encoding serine/threonine-protein kinase STY13-like, which codes for MKESSDGFVRADQIDLKSIDEQLERHLNKVLTIDKKKRVEDEDSTASNVFDHARVHTSSAGTSPKAAKFKTNFKKQKQDWEIEPSKLIIKSVIARGTFGTVHRGVYDTQDVAVKLLDWGEEGQRTEAEVSSLRAAFIQEVAVWHKLDHPNVTKFIGATMGSAELQIQTDTGLIGMPSNVCCVVVEYLAGGTLKSYLIKNRRRKLAFKVVIQLALDLARGLSYLHSQKIVHRDVKTENMLLDKTRTVKIADFGVARVEASNPNDMTGETGTLGYMAPEVLNGNPYNRKCDVYSFGICLWETYCCDMPYPDLSFSEITSAVVRQNLRPEMPRCCPSSLANVMRKCWDASPDKRPEMEEVVSMLEAIDTSKGGGMIPGDQQQGCLCFRKHRGP